The following coding sequences lie in one Thalassoglobus polymorphus genomic window:
- a CDS encoding DUF1501 domain-containing protein — protein MNNNAQACSGFFPATSRRDFLSQFGMGLGAVALSQLGEPEKVLADAGAMQSLHHPAKAKRVIFLFQAGGPSQMETFDYKPVLNERQGQELPDEVRKGQRLTGMSGNQSSLPLVGSPFKFAQHGESGAWLSEAFPETAKVVDELCFVKSLHTEAINHGPAVTHVQTGSQFPGRPSMGSWLSYGLGAENENLPAFVVMVTKDKGGQPLVSRLWGSGFLPSRHQGVRFRAGDEPVLYINNPKGLGSENKRSMLDALSQLHQLELKKSPDPLIETRISQYELAFRMQTAIPEATDFSGETAKTFEMYGEDSKNPGTFAANCLLARRLTERGVRFVQLYHQGWDHHGGIPGGIKGQAKQTDQPASALIQDLKQRGLLDETLVIWSGEFGRTNYCQGKLSANFGRDHHPRCFSGWLAGGGIKGGMSFGETDPFCYNIVENPVHVHDFQATILHLLGIDHERLTYKYQGRRFRLTDVHGHVVNEILA, from the coding sequence ACGTCTCGAAGAGATTTTCTTTCGCAGTTCGGAATGGGGCTGGGTGCGGTCGCGCTTTCTCAACTGGGAGAGCCTGAGAAGGTTCTTGCGGATGCAGGGGCGATGCAGTCGTTGCATCATCCAGCGAAGGCGAAACGGGTCATCTTTCTGTTTCAGGCGGGGGGACCGTCTCAAATGGAGACGTTCGATTACAAGCCTGTTCTCAACGAACGTCAGGGACAGGAACTCCCGGATGAAGTTCGTAAAGGGCAACGGCTGACCGGGATGAGTGGGAATCAATCAAGCTTGCCGCTGGTCGGATCACCTTTCAAATTTGCACAACATGGAGAGAGTGGAGCCTGGCTCAGCGAAGCATTTCCGGAGACTGCGAAGGTTGTGGATGAATTGTGCTTCGTGAAAAGTCTCCACACTGAGGCGATTAACCATGGCCCCGCAGTCACCCATGTGCAGACCGGGTCTCAATTCCCCGGTCGTCCAAGCATGGGATCTTGGCTGAGTTATGGTCTGGGTGCAGAGAACGAAAACCTGCCCGCGTTTGTCGTGATGGTCACCAAAGACAAAGGTGGTCAGCCGCTGGTCTCGCGATTATGGGGTAGTGGATTCCTTCCGTCGCGGCATCAGGGAGTTCGCTTCCGGGCAGGTGACGAACCGGTATTGTATATCAACAATCCCAAAGGGCTCGGCAGCGAGAACAAGCGGAGCATGCTCGATGCGTTGAGTCAGCTACACCAGTTGGAGCTCAAAAAATCACCCGACCCGCTGATTGAAACTCGCATCTCACAATATGAGTTAGCGTTCCGAATGCAGACAGCCATTCCCGAAGCGACTGACTTTTCAGGAGAGACCGCGAAGACGTTTGAGATGTACGGAGAGGATTCCAAAAACCCTGGAACGTTCGCAGCCAACTGTCTTCTGGCTCGTCGTTTGACTGAGCGGGGAGTTCGATTTGTGCAGCTGTACCATCAAGGATGGGATCACCACGGCGGCATCCCCGGTGGCATTAAAGGACAGGCTAAGCAAACCGATCAACCGGCATCAGCACTGATTCAAGATCTCAAACAGCGTGGTCTACTCGATGAGACCCTCGTGATTTGGAGCGGAGAATTCGGTCGCACGAATTACTGTCAGGGGAAGCTGAGTGCCAACTTTGGTCGAGATCATCACCCACGTTGTTTTTCTGGTTGGCTGGCTGGTGGAGGGATCAAAGGAGGGATGAGCTTCGGTGAGACAGATCCTTTCTGCTATAATATTGTTGAGAACCCGGTTCATGTTCACGATTTTCAAGCGACGATTTTGCACCTTCTGGGAATTGATCATGAACGGCTGACCTACAAATACCAGGGGCGACGTTTCCGCCTGACCGACGTTCACGGACACGTTGTCAACGAAATCCTCGCGTGA